A region of Candidatus Eremiobacterota bacterium DNA encodes the following proteins:
- a CDS encoding acetoin utilization protein AcuC: ITHLRLSARSHGHAARSLRELADRLGHGRVLALGGGGYNRGNLAQAWNAVLENLL; encoded by the coding sequence CGATCACGCACCTGCGCCTCTCGGCCCGCTCGCACGGGCATGCCGCCCGCTCGCTCAGGGAGCTCGCCGACCGCCTGGGGCACGGCCGCGTGCTGGCGCTCGGGGGCGGGGGCTACAACCGCGGCAATCTCGCCCAGGCCTGGAACGCG